The Plectropomus leopardus isolate mb chromosome 15, YSFRI_Pleo_2.0, whole genome shotgun sequence genome has a segment encoding these proteins:
- the thbs2a gene encoding thrombospondin-2 isoform X2, whose protein sequence is MILRRSLFLLLLSFNFLHALPQDGEQEDETSFDLFEISHITRKTLGAKQFRGQNSDAPAYRFIRFDHLPPVSPPILKQILRQIQNNEGFVFVASIRQDRASRGTLIGLEGPDGQRQFEIVSNGRANTLDLIYWVDGSQNVVSFEDVDLSDSQWKNITLQVSGENANLYVGCSLIDSFILDEPFYEHLQAEGSRMYVAKGSIRENHFRGLLQNVRFIFDTTVEDVLQSRDCEVPKQDEANIVSESAEIVDVSPSITTNIIGQKTDDPGADMCERSCEELSTMFQELKGLRHVVSNLIDGLQKVTEENTVMKEALGRMKNTKEKNMCWQDGRLFDDKEDWVVDSCTKCTCQESKIACHQITCPPVACASPSFIDGECCPVCMHREDGWSPWSEWTECTVTCGTGTQQRGRSCDATSNPCTGPSIQTRKCSLGKCDSRIRQDGGWSLWSPWSSCSVTCGEGQITRIRHCNAPVPQLGGKDCEGSGRETQRCTAKPCPIDGGWGPWSPWATCSATCGGGIKSRTRVCNSPRPQYGGNNCIGEANDSDSCNKKDCPIDGCLSNPCFAGVDCNSSPDGSWECGPCPAGYRGNGTHCEDINECDMVSDVCYKVSGTQRCVNTDPGFHCLPCPKRYKGTQPYGMGVDAAKKNKQVCEPENPCKDKTHNCHKFAECIYLSHFSDPMYKCECRTGYAGDGFICGEDSDLDGWPNQNLVCGANATYHCKKDNCPSLPNSGQEDFDKDGQGDACDKDDDNDGILDERDNCPLLYNPRQFDFDKDDVGDRCDNCPYEHNPAQIDTDHNGEGDACAVDIDGDEILNENDNCPMVYNTDQKDTDMDGVGDQCDNCPLLHNPDQTDVDNDLVGDQCDNNQDIDEDGHQNNLDNCPYVANANQADHDKDGKGDACDYDDDDDGIPDDKDNCRLTPNADQLDADGDGRGDACKDDFDNDSIPDILDVCPENSAISATDFRKFQMVHLDPKGTTQIDPNWVVRHQGKELVQTANSDPGIAVGYDEFNAVDFSGTMYVNTDRDDDYAGFVFGYQSSGRFYVVMWKQITQTYWEDKPSKAFGISGVSLKVVNSTTGTGENLRNALWHTGNTPGQVRTLWHDPKNIGWKDYTAYRWHLIHRPKTGFIRVVVYEGKQIMADSGPIYDKTFAGGRLGLFVFSQELVFFSDLKYECRDN, encoded by the exons ATGATACTCAGGAGAAGTCTCTTCCTGCTGCTCTTATCATTTAATTTCCTCCATGCATTACCTCAAG ATGGTGAGCAGGAGGACGAGACATCATTCGACTTGTTTGAAATCAGCCACATTACTCGCAAGACTCTGGGGGCCAAGCAGTTCCGGGGCCAAAACTCAGATGCCCCCGCTTACCGCTTCATCCGCTTCGACCACCTGCCCCCAGTCAGCCCCCCTATACTAAAACAAATACTCCGTCAGATCCAAAACAATGAGGGCTTTGTGTTTGTGGCCAGCATACGCCAGGACCGCGCCTCCCGGGGGACCCTGATTGGTTTGGAGGGCCCCGATGGCCAGCGGCAGTTTGAGATCGTGTCCAACGGTCGTGCCAACACTCTGGACCTGATATACTGGGTGGACGGCTCCCAGAACGTGGTTTCATTTGAGGATGTGGACCTGTCTGACTCACAGTGGAAGAATATCACACTTCAGGTTTCTGGGGAAAATGCAAACCTGTATGTGGGCTGCAGCCTGATCGACAGCTTCATCCTGGACGAGCCTTTCTACGAGCACCTGCAGGCTGAGGGAAGCCGCATGTATGTGGCGAAGGGATCCATCCGGGAGAACCACTTCAGG GGCCTTCTGCAGAATGTGCGCTTCATCTTCGACACCACCGTGGAAGACGTCCTGCAGAGCAGAGACTGCGAGGTCCCAAAACAAG ATGAAGCTAATATTGTGAGCGAGAGTGCAGAAATTGTGGATGTGAGTCCCTCCATCACTACAAACATCATAGGTCAGAAGACCGATGATCCGGGTGCAGATATGTGCGAGCGCTCCTGCGAGGAACTCAGCACCATGTTCCAGGAGCTCAAAGGCCTCCGTCATGTCGTCAGCAACCTTATTGATGGCTTGCAAAAAGTG ACAGAGGAGAACACAGTCATGAAGGAGGCCCTTGGGAGGATGAAGAACactaaagagaaaaacatgtgCTGGCAGGATGGCCGCCTGTTCGATGATAAGGAAGACTGGGTTGTAGACAGCTGCACCAAATGTACCTGCCAG GAGTCCAAGATCGCGTGTCACCAGATTACATGCCCTCCAGTCGCCTGTGCCAGCCCGTCATTTATCGATGGCGAATGCTGCCCCGTGTGTATGC ACCGAGAGGATGGCTGGTCCCCCTGGTCAGAGTGGACAGAGTGCACAGTCACCTGTGGGACAGGAACTCAACAGAGGGGTCGGTCATGTGACGCAACCAGCAACCCCTGCACCGGACCTTCTATCCAGACCCGCAAGTGCAGCCTGGGAAAATGCGACAGCCGCA TTCGCCAGGACGGAGGATGGAGTTTGTGGTCGCCGTGGTCATCCTGCTCAGTGACCTGTGGCGAAGGACAGATCACCAGGATACGACACTGCAACGCCCCTGTGCCACAACTAGGGGGTAAAGACTGTGAGGGAAGTGGGAGAGAGACCCAGCGGTGCACTGCCAAGCCCTGTCCCA TTGATGGCGGTTGGGGTCCTTGGTCTCCATGGGCAACCTGTTCAGCAACATGCGGAGGGGGAATCAAAAGTCGGACACGTGTGTGCAACAGCCCTCGACCTCAGTATGGTGGCAATAATTGTATCGGGGAGGCTAACGACAGTGACAGCTGTAACAAAAAAGACTGTCCTATAG ATGGCTGTCTGTCTAATCCATGCTTTGCTGGAGTGGATTGCAACAGCTCTCCAGATGGATCCTGGGAGTGCGGCCCATGCCCTGCTGGTTACCGTGGAAATGGTACTCACTGTGAAGACATCAATGAG TGTGACATGGTATCTGATGTTTGCTACAAAGTGAGTGGAACGCAGCGTTGCGTCAACACAGATCCAGGTTTCCACTGCCTGCCCTGTCCGAAACGCTACAAGGGCACGCAGCCTTACGGTATGGGTGTCGATGCTGCCAAGAAGAACAAACAG gtGTGTGAGCCAGAGAACCCATGCAAGGATAAGACCCACAACTGTCACAAATTTGCAGAATGCATCTACCTCAGCCACTTTAGCGACCCCATGTACAAGTGTGAGTGCAGGACCGGTTACGCAGGAGATGGCTTCATTTGTGGAGAAGACTCGGACTTGGATGGCTGGCCCAACCAGAACCTTGTGTGCGGTGCCAACGCCACATATCACTGCAAGAAG GATAACTGTCCTAGCCTTCCCAACTCTGGACAAGAAGACTTTGACAAAGACGGTCAAGGAGATGCTTGTGACAAGGACGACGACAACGATGGAATCCTAGATGAGAGG GACAACTGCCCCCTCCTTTACAATCCTCGTCAGTTTGACTTTGACAAGGATGACGTTGGCGACCGCTGCGACAACTGTCCCTATGAACACAACCCTGCTCAAATAGACACGGACCACAATGGAGAAGGAGACGCCTGCGCAGTGGACATTGATGGAGATG AAATCCTGAATGAGAATGACAACTGTCCCATGGTGTACAACACTGACCAGAAGGACACTGACATGGACGGAGTTGGTGATCAGTGTGACAACTGTCCATTGTTGCACAATCCTGACCAG ACTGACGTAGACAATGACCTAGTCGGAGATCAGTGTGACAACAACCAGGACATCGATGAGGACGGCCATCAGAACAACCTGGACAACTGTCCCTATGTGGCCAATGCCAACCAGGCCGACCATGACAAGGATGGCAAAGGAGACGCATGCGActatgatgacgatgatgatggtaTACCTGATGACAAGGATAACTGCAGACTGACACCCAACGCGGACCAGCTTGACGCTGATG GCGATGGAAGAGGGGATGCGTGCAAAGATGACTTTGACAACGACAGTATCCCAGATATTCTTGATGTGTGTCCGGAGAACAGTGCCATCAGTGCCACAGACTTCAGGAAGTTCCAGATGGTCCATTTGGATCCTAAGGGAACCACTCAGATTGATCCTAACTGGGTGGTCAGACATCAGGGCAAAGAGCTGGTTCAGACTGCCAACTCCGACCCAGGCATTGCAGTTG GCTATGATGAGTTCAATGCTGTGGACTTCAGTGGGACGATGTACGTGAATACAGACAGAGATGATGACTATGCCGGCTTTGTGTTTGGTTACCAGTCGAGTGGGCGCTTTTATGTAGTGATGTGGAAGCAGATCACACAGACTTACTGGGAGGACAAGCCCTCTAAGGCCTTCGGCATCTCTGGTGTTTCACTCAAAGTCGTAAACTCGACCACTGGCACTGGAGAAAACCTCAGGAATGCTTTGTGGCACACAGGCAACACTCCTGGACAG GTGCGGACGCTGTGGCATGACCCCAAAAACATTGGTTGGAAAGATTACACAGCTTATAGGTGGCATCTCATCCACAGACCAAAGACTGGTTTTATAAG AGTTGTGGTCTATGAAGGTAAACAGATCATGGCCGACTCAGGACCAATTTATGACAAGACGTTTGCTGGAGGAAGGTTAGGCTTGTTTGTCTTCTCGCAAGAGCTGGTGTTCTTCTCCGACCTCAAGTATGAGTGCAGAG ATAACTGA
- the thbs2a gene encoding thrombospondin-2 isoform X1, translating into MILRRSLFLLLLSFNFLHALPQDGEQEDETSFDLFEISHITRKTLGAKQFRGQNSDAPAYRFIRFDHLPPVSPPILKQILRQIQNNEGFVFVASIRQDRASRGTLIGLEGPDGQRQFEIVSNGRANTLDLIYWVDGSQNVVSFEDVDLSDSQWKNITLQVSGENANLYVGCSLIDSFILDEPFYEHLQAEGSRMYVAKGSIRENHFRGLLQNVRFIFDTTVEDVLQSRDCEVPKQDEANIVSESAEIVDVSPSITTNIIGQKTDDPGADMCERSCEELSTMFQELKGLRHVVSNLIDGLQKVTEENTVMKEALGRMKNTKEKNMCWQDGRLFDDKEDWVVDSCTKCTCQESKIACHQITCPPVACASPSFIDGECCPVCMHREDGWSPWSEWTECTVTCGTGTQQRGRSCDATSNPCTGPSIQTRKCSLGKCDSRIRQDGGWSLWSPWSSCSVTCGEGQITRIRHCNAPVPQLGGKDCEGSGRETQRCTAKPCPIDGGWGPWSPWATCSATCGGGIKSRTRVCNSPRPQYGGNNCIGEANDSDSCNKKDCPIDGCLSNPCFAGVDCNSSPDGSWECGPCPAGYRGNGTHCEDINECDMVSDVCYKVSGTQRCVNTDPGFHCLPCPKRYKGTQPYGMGVDAAKKNKQVCEPENPCKDKTHNCHKFAECIYLSHFSDPMYKCECRTGYAGDGFICGEDSDLDGWPNQNLVCGANATYHCKKDNCPSLPNSGQEDFDKDGQGDACDKDDDNDGILDERDNCPLLYNPRQFDFDKDDVGDRCDNCPYEHNPAQIDTDHNGEGDACAVDIDGDEILNENDNCPMVYNTDQKDTDMDGVGDQCDNCPLLHNPDQTDVDNDLVGDQCDNNQDIDEDGHQNNLDNCPYVANANQADHDKDGKGDACDYDDDDDGIPDDKDNCRLTPNADQLDADGDGRGDACKDDFDNDSIPDILDVCPENSAISATDFRKFQMVHLDPKGTTQIDPNWVVRHQGKELVQTANSDPGIAVGYDEFNAVDFSGTMYVNTDRDDDYAGFVFGYQSSGRFYVVMWKQITQTYWEDKPSKAFGISGVSLKVVNSTTGTGENLRNALWHTGNTPGQVRTLWHDPKNIGWKDYTAYRWHLIHRPKTGFIRVVVYEGKQIMADSGPIYDKTFAGGRLGLFVFSQELVFFSDLKYECRDKPELPTVFTR; encoded by the exons ATGATACTCAGGAGAAGTCTCTTCCTGCTGCTCTTATCATTTAATTTCCTCCATGCATTACCTCAAG ATGGTGAGCAGGAGGACGAGACATCATTCGACTTGTTTGAAATCAGCCACATTACTCGCAAGACTCTGGGGGCCAAGCAGTTCCGGGGCCAAAACTCAGATGCCCCCGCTTACCGCTTCATCCGCTTCGACCACCTGCCCCCAGTCAGCCCCCCTATACTAAAACAAATACTCCGTCAGATCCAAAACAATGAGGGCTTTGTGTTTGTGGCCAGCATACGCCAGGACCGCGCCTCCCGGGGGACCCTGATTGGTTTGGAGGGCCCCGATGGCCAGCGGCAGTTTGAGATCGTGTCCAACGGTCGTGCCAACACTCTGGACCTGATATACTGGGTGGACGGCTCCCAGAACGTGGTTTCATTTGAGGATGTGGACCTGTCTGACTCACAGTGGAAGAATATCACACTTCAGGTTTCTGGGGAAAATGCAAACCTGTATGTGGGCTGCAGCCTGATCGACAGCTTCATCCTGGACGAGCCTTTCTACGAGCACCTGCAGGCTGAGGGAAGCCGCATGTATGTGGCGAAGGGATCCATCCGGGAGAACCACTTCAGG GGCCTTCTGCAGAATGTGCGCTTCATCTTCGACACCACCGTGGAAGACGTCCTGCAGAGCAGAGACTGCGAGGTCCCAAAACAAG ATGAAGCTAATATTGTGAGCGAGAGTGCAGAAATTGTGGATGTGAGTCCCTCCATCACTACAAACATCATAGGTCAGAAGACCGATGATCCGGGTGCAGATATGTGCGAGCGCTCCTGCGAGGAACTCAGCACCATGTTCCAGGAGCTCAAAGGCCTCCGTCATGTCGTCAGCAACCTTATTGATGGCTTGCAAAAAGTG ACAGAGGAGAACACAGTCATGAAGGAGGCCCTTGGGAGGATGAAGAACactaaagagaaaaacatgtgCTGGCAGGATGGCCGCCTGTTCGATGATAAGGAAGACTGGGTTGTAGACAGCTGCACCAAATGTACCTGCCAG GAGTCCAAGATCGCGTGTCACCAGATTACATGCCCTCCAGTCGCCTGTGCCAGCCCGTCATTTATCGATGGCGAATGCTGCCCCGTGTGTATGC ACCGAGAGGATGGCTGGTCCCCCTGGTCAGAGTGGACAGAGTGCACAGTCACCTGTGGGACAGGAACTCAACAGAGGGGTCGGTCATGTGACGCAACCAGCAACCCCTGCACCGGACCTTCTATCCAGACCCGCAAGTGCAGCCTGGGAAAATGCGACAGCCGCA TTCGCCAGGACGGAGGATGGAGTTTGTGGTCGCCGTGGTCATCCTGCTCAGTGACCTGTGGCGAAGGACAGATCACCAGGATACGACACTGCAACGCCCCTGTGCCACAACTAGGGGGTAAAGACTGTGAGGGAAGTGGGAGAGAGACCCAGCGGTGCACTGCCAAGCCCTGTCCCA TTGATGGCGGTTGGGGTCCTTGGTCTCCATGGGCAACCTGTTCAGCAACATGCGGAGGGGGAATCAAAAGTCGGACACGTGTGTGCAACAGCCCTCGACCTCAGTATGGTGGCAATAATTGTATCGGGGAGGCTAACGACAGTGACAGCTGTAACAAAAAAGACTGTCCTATAG ATGGCTGTCTGTCTAATCCATGCTTTGCTGGAGTGGATTGCAACAGCTCTCCAGATGGATCCTGGGAGTGCGGCCCATGCCCTGCTGGTTACCGTGGAAATGGTACTCACTGTGAAGACATCAATGAG TGTGACATGGTATCTGATGTTTGCTACAAAGTGAGTGGAACGCAGCGTTGCGTCAACACAGATCCAGGTTTCCACTGCCTGCCCTGTCCGAAACGCTACAAGGGCACGCAGCCTTACGGTATGGGTGTCGATGCTGCCAAGAAGAACAAACAG gtGTGTGAGCCAGAGAACCCATGCAAGGATAAGACCCACAACTGTCACAAATTTGCAGAATGCATCTACCTCAGCCACTTTAGCGACCCCATGTACAAGTGTGAGTGCAGGACCGGTTACGCAGGAGATGGCTTCATTTGTGGAGAAGACTCGGACTTGGATGGCTGGCCCAACCAGAACCTTGTGTGCGGTGCCAACGCCACATATCACTGCAAGAAG GATAACTGTCCTAGCCTTCCCAACTCTGGACAAGAAGACTTTGACAAAGACGGTCAAGGAGATGCTTGTGACAAGGACGACGACAACGATGGAATCCTAGATGAGAGG GACAACTGCCCCCTCCTTTACAATCCTCGTCAGTTTGACTTTGACAAGGATGACGTTGGCGACCGCTGCGACAACTGTCCCTATGAACACAACCCTGCTCAAATAGACACGGACCACAATGGAGAAGGAGACGCCTGCGCAGTGGACATTGATGGAGATG AAATCCTGAATGAGAATGACAACTGTCCCATGGTGTACAACACTGACCAGAAGGACACTGACATGGACGGAGTTGGTGATCAGTGTGACAACTGTCCATTGTTGCACAATCCTGACCAG ACTGACGTAGACAATGACCTAGTCGGAGATCAGTGTGACAACAACCAGGACATCGATGAGGACGGCCATCAGAACAACCTGGACAACTGTCCCTATGTGGCCAATGCCAACCAGGCCGACCATGACAAGGATGGCAAAGGAGACGCATGCGActatgatgacgatgatgatggtaTACCTGATGACAAGGATAACTGCAGACTGACACCCAACGCGGACCAGCTTGACGCTGATG GCGATGGAAGAGGGGATGCGTGCAAAGATGACTTTGACAACGACAGTATCCCAGATATTCTTGATGTGTGTCCGGAGAACAGTGCCATCAGTGCCACAGACTTCAGGAAGTTCCAGATGGTCCATTTGGATCCTAAGGGAACCACTCAGATTGATCCTAACTGGGTGGTCAGACATCAGGGCAAAGAGCTGGTTCAGACTGCCAACTCCGACCCAGGCATTGCAGTTG GCTATGATGAGTTCAATGCTGTGGACTTCAGTGGGACGATGTACGTGAATACAGACAGAGATGATGACTATGCCGGCTTTGTGTTTGGTTACCAGTCGAGTGGGCGCTTTTATGTAGTGATGTGGAAGCAGATCACACAGACTTACTGGGAGGACAAGCCCTCTAAGGCCTTCGGCATCTCTGGTGTTTCACTCAAAGTCGTAAACTCGACCACTGGCACTGGAGAAAACCTCAGGAATGCTTTGTGGCACACAGGCAACACTCCTGGACAG GTGCGGACGCTGTGGCATGACCCCAAAAACATTGGTTGGAAAGATTACACAGCTTATAGGTGGCATCTCATCCACAGACCAAAGACTGGTTTTATAAG AGTTGTGGTCTATGAAGGTAAACAGATCATGGCCGACTCAGGACCAATTTATGACAAGACGTTTGCTGGAGGAAGGTTAGGCTTGTTTGTCTTCTCGCAAGAGCTGGTGTTCTTCTCCGACCTCAAGTATGAGTGCAGAG ATAAGCCGGAGTTGCCAACAGTGTTCACAAG ATAA